DNA sequence from the Zonotrichia albicollis isolate bZonAlb1 chromosome 29, bZonAlb1.hap1, whole genome shotgun sequence genome:
ATCCAAAGCACTTGTCAGCAGCATGACCCCCTTGCTCACTGCTCACAGCAGTGTTTCCATCCATCAgcagctgtgtgtctgtcctgtCCATGGCAGCTGGGAGGAGGACAGGGTGAGTGGCTCCTACTGCAGCACGCTGCCCATGGAGGAAGGATCAGCCTCCCTTGGCATCACCGTGCCCATCTCTGCAGGAAActgccctgcagccctcccAGGCTCTCAGACCCCCAGCCTGCACCCTCAGCATGATGGTGACACATCTCTCTTCTCAAAGCACCTCAGACTGTCCCGCTGGGGCCAAGGGACACGTCCCCATCCCGAGGCAGGGACTGTCTGAGCAGACTGGCATCACCCAGGGTGACACATGGCCAGCACAGGAGGGGGGTGAGGGACCTCCCCACTCAGGAAAGCCAGCCACCACTTTGCACAACTGTGTCAGGATACACTGGAGCAGAAAGGTGTTTGGTTTCACTGTAGCCTTGGATCAAGGAGGATGGAAAGACGGATTCCGACCGACAGCTCCAAACTGTCCCTACAGGACAGTGGAAGTTCCAGAATTTCACTCAGTCAGGTCAAAGTCCTTGCTGGGTCTGTGACAAATTTGTGACTGGAGACTTTCACTGTGACAGAGGCTCTGAGTGAGCCACAGGTGCTGGGCAAGCCTGGTGAGCAGTCAGGAAAGTATTTACATCTCCGATGCCGATGAGACCGAAATCTGTGACCGATAAGGACACTTGAGCAGGGGCCACCACTGCCTCAGGGTCTCTGTCCAAATCCACAGCTCCAGCAATTAAAGGCAACCCCTCATTAATGTCTGCAGGGAGAGTGAAGTCCATGGTTATTGTCTCACCAGAGTTCTGCAACGTTTCCTGCTTCTCTGCCAGTCCTGGTGCCGCGGGTGGCAAAGCAAAGAGCTCGGGCTCGGAGGGGGTGACAGAGTGAcgtgggcagggcacagggacagcccccGAGGGTGCCTCCTCTGAGGGGTCAAAGGAGCAGTTTGTCTCCGAGGGGGTGCTGCACTCATAGCCCTGCCCTGACTCACtgatgctgcccaggctgcaggctgtgctctCCACGCTCAGGGGCTCTGCTCAGGTGGCGACAGAGAGAAGAACAAGAAAGTCAAATTCAAAGTGAGTCCACAATGCCCAAGATGGTGTTTGTTAGGTGGCACAAGTGTTTCTTTGTTACAGCAACCAAGATTCCCCCATCAGCCCCCACCGAGGGAAGGCAAGATGCCCACAGCAGATGGGAGGCCATCAGTGTTTCTATGGAAATTAAAGGAAACCTCACAGACACACTGCAAGATAAGCCAAACCCTAAATCCTATCCCGTCGTGCCAACAACCCCTGGGAGCTGCCCACACAAAGCTTTCATCTGCAGGAGGACAGTGAGGGAATGAACCCATGTGGGGCTCCCTGGAGACCttctcacagccagctctgtgtgaaAGCAGCTTGCACCTCACTTCTGGGGCCTTAACCCAGCCTCTGGAGGAGCTGCTTGTTTCAGAGCTTTGGAAGCAGCTCACCCAGGTGATCCTTTTGTTTTGGGAATGACCTAGGCCACCCCTCCAAGCCCACAACTGTTTTACAGTCACCCCTGGTCAGTACAGAGACAAACAAGACTCCGGCTGACACCAAAACCCCATGGCAGAGAGACAAAAAGGAATTACCTGTGCTCTCAATTGCTATCTGATCCTGCCCAAAGTGAGCATCCAGgcagccagctgcagagggaattGGTGGGGAGCTCCGAGAACGATTTGTGTTTTCCACTTCAACCGCATCCAGGTCATTGTCAGTGAAATCCCTGTGGGGAAACAGAGAGAGCCTTGCCACcagctgctgagcagagagATGCAGGCAGGAAAAAGGGTGACTGGGATTAAAACCCATCAACAAATAAAGCAGGATTGTAGAGACATCACGAGAATGAATgttcatccctccctgctctcagAGCCCTGAGGAGGTGATCTCAGGTAACAGTGTGGCCAAGGCCAGCCCATGATAAACCAAAATGAACTCTCCAGCTTCCTAAAGAGCTTTGCCCCCAATTCTGTGAGCTTCAGCCTGTTCCAAAGGGAAATAAATCCATGAACAAACACCCAGTTTGGGTGGGAACACCCAGTTTCATGCAATGACTGCGGTGGGTCCTCAGTGTGCCAGCAAAGAGCAAGTGATGAGAAATATACTTTTCCACCCTGGGAAGATTTAAGATTTCAGGTATTTTCCTGTCTTGcatcagaattaaaaaaaaataattctaagcCTTCATCTGATATTTTTAATTGATTCAGcttcaatatttcattttgACCTATTAAGAGATTTCCGTTTCAACCTTTTTGAAAAGGTGTATTTTGAAAAGTACTTTCTGTAATTAGCATACATTTCAAAGGGAAGAATTTGCCTCAAAGGGAAATTAATTCAGGTTCCAAACCACCAGAAATAAATGgatttttgaatttaaaaagcTCCCTTCCCAAAACCTCATCAAGCAGAGTTCTTTCACCAAAGTCAGCTCTgaatccctgtccccagcctttTGTGGATGTGCTTGGAACAAAACTACTTTTGACACACAGAAAAGGATGAGAAAGTCCAGAGCTCTTTTATCTTCCCTCCCCACACCAAGTGAGTGCTTGTGCTCTGAGAACACCCCGTGCATCCCTCCATCCTCCCACCCCAGAAACCTTCTGGAGAAGAAAGCGCAGTCTGTTAAGCGGAGGTGCTTTGCAGCAGGAATCTTCACGGGGAGGTTAACATTACTAATTTTAGTGTGAGAATATTCCACGCACGTGGCTCCAGGGTGGAGGACGTACTTCTTCCTTCCTAGACGAGTCTGCTGAGTGAAGTAGTCATAACGTTCTGATTTTTTCCACATGTAATAATACTCCACGCACTCGCCCACCGACCGCGTGCGGACCTGAGGAGAAACATCCCAGTCAGGACAGCCCACCCTCATCCCTTGCATCTCCTGGAGCAAGGAGCTAAATTCCCATTTAACCAGCACGGAAAGTTAGAAGTGCATTACAGTGATTTACATTGCTATGGACACATTGCTGCAGAACAGAAGCACGTACTGAGGTTTCCGAGGTGGCCAAGAGAAAGGAACTCCCCACAGCacacagctgctggcacagacccCTGTGGGCCACACGCACTCGTGCAGGACTTTCCTgtgcttccagcagcagcacacttAGCAGAGAGAGCAAACCTGCATCCATTGGCACTGGCCAGCGTCAACATGCCTACAATTAACCAGTGGTAGAACTGGACTCTCTGGTTCTGCcaactcccagcacagcagcatgtCCCGGGGCCCAGCTCTCCCTACAACAGCATCTGCCATTCTAGAGGACCCCAGGGGACTTTACGAAACATCCACATGCTCAACTCACTCATTCACAGAAGTACTGCAAGGGCTGAGAGTTTGGAAAGAACTTTTGAGACTCCAGAAAGGGCTAATCAGTAATTAACTGACATCACTCATGCAGGTCAGTGGTGTTTGTGACTTCTCCCACCTGGAAAataaggcagagcagggcagtgaaCAGCCCATCACCTGCTGGCATG
Encoded proteins:
- the MIER2 gene encoding mesoderm induction early response protein 2 isoform X6 → MPFEELLALYGYEASDPISEQDSESNDIAPNLPDMTLDKEQIAKDLLSGEEEEETQSSADDLTPSVTSHDASDLFPNQPGSNNFLADEDKEPCSSPCASSMAEDSEVDSIPSNECKKEIMVGPQYQATVPILRLNRHRQKVLFLLAYENEDQLLWDPNILPEREVEEFLYRAVKRQWDELAGSSLPEGEVVKDNEQALYELVKCNFNAEEALRRLRFNVKVIRDELCAWSEEECRNFEHGFRVHGKNFHLIQANKVRTRSVGECVEYYYMWKKSERYDYFTQQTRLGRKKYVLHPGATCVEYSHTKISNVNLPVKIPAAKHLRLTDCAFFSRRDFTDNDLDAVEVENTNRSRSSPPIPSAAGCLDAHFGQDQIAIESTEPLSVESTACSLGSISESGQGYECSTPSETNCSFDPSEEAPSGAVPVPCPRHSVTPSEPELFALPPAAPGLAEKQETLQNSGETITMDFTLPADINEGLPLIAGAVDLDRDPEAVVAPAQVSLSVTDFGLIGIGDVNTFLTAHQACPAPVAHSEPLSQ